From the Quercus lobata isolate SW786 chromosome 6, ValleyOak3.0 Primary Assembly, whole genome shotgun sequence genome, one window contains:
- the LOC115949889 gene encoding inner centromere protein-like — protein sequence MEIQRKPQKSLLELMEGQPGKNVPTKTIPSQASSLPARSPPPTPRHPPQSSPQPVLPNAVEQKKRKEQKGKEVADTSKSRPTREENVQRAAKQQKTKHQAPRSHEKFDSPHPEPQAWLPVPMHDGEPLRDDASIRDFNGGIGCHVASAIEEALLLPKDMAEIKNMRKNELILDNKRYLGMLDGERKRRAMAVQTLAKSEQDLADARKKLQVEEEARKSAESASEGYQKQAKEQARLLREANAELKKTQEQALTLKKHLEETHKQAEKARINAEQVMNEAEQRGYEIGIAETEKALRAEVPEVCRIYCARTWSEALNRAGVKASSELRRPENVFYPEAIRPLVLQPRQADAPSPIINLNEEVLPRNSPPRSQPGPTKEGLAPPGASPDKITTASEAETASLGFQQELDSTVLPIGGITKAKDGIATSEVDLPASQIPQIQLKLKK from the exons ATGGAGATACAAAGaaaaccccagaaaagcttgctggagctgatggaaggtcagCCGGGAAAGAATGTACCTACAAAAACAATACCATCTCAggcttcatctcttccagcTAGGTCTCCTCCTCCTACTCCTCGCCACCCTCCTCAGTCATCCCCACAACCAGTGCTTCCCAACGCTGTTGAGCAGAAAAAACGCAAAGAACAGAAGGGCAAAGAGGTGGCGGATACGAGTAAGTCTCGTCCCACTCGAGAGGAAAAtgtccaacgagctgcaaaACAGCAGAAAACTAAGCACCAAGCCCCGCGGAGCCATGAGAAATTTGATTCCCCACATCCTGAGCCACAAGCATGGTTGCCAGTACCTATGCACGATGGGGAGCCCCTACGAGATGATGCGTCTATAAGGGACTTTAacggcggcattgggtgtcacgttgcctcggccatagaggaagcCTTATTGCTCCCGAAAGACATGGCTGAGATaaagaatatgaggaagaatgaactcatccTCGACAACAAACGATATTTGGGAATG CTAGATGGCGAAAGGAAAAGACGGGCAATGGCTGTACAGACTTTGGCCAAATCTGAACAGGACTTGGCCGacgcaaggaaaaaactacaagtcgaagaagaagctcgcaagagcgCTGAGTCAGCatcagaaggctaccagaagcaggccaAGGAACAAGCAAGGCTTCTGCGCGAggcgaatgccgagctgaagaagactcaaGAGCAAGCTCTTACTCTTAAGAAGCACCTAGAGGAAACTCACAagcaagccgagaaagcgagaatcAACGCCGAACAGGTAATGAACGAAGCCGAGCAGAGAGGCTACGAAATTGgtatagctgaaactgagaaggcTTTGAGAGCCGAGGTTCCGGAGGTATGCCGCATCTATTGTGCAAGAACttggagcgaggctcttaaccgtgctggggttAAAGCCTCATCTGAGCTACGTAGGCCAGAGAACGTATTCTATCCCGAGGCGATACGCCCCTTAGTTCTTCAACCCCGTCAGGCTGATGCTCCTTCTCCAATTATTAACCTCAACGAGGAAGTTTTGCCTCGCAATTCTCCTCCTCGTAGCCAACCGGGGCCAACTAAAGAGGGACTGgcccctccaggagcttccccaGACAAGATCACCACCGCTTCAGAGGCAGAGACGGCTTCCTTGGGTTTTCAACAggaattggactccacagttctaCCAATTGGGGGCATTACCAAAGCCAAAGATGGAATCGCAACTTCGGAGGTAGACCTACCCGCCAGCCAGATTCCACAGATccagttgaaattaaaaaagtag
- the LOC115993669 gene encoding protein SIEVE ELEMENT OCCLUSION B-like: MASLVRLGSSQQTNKSGLSLFTLSDHEILNQIYTTHVHDDEKFDVESLFIIVENILKRATVVVDNIVLGTQATVEHLEEKIPKASFSPPICTLKNISCEMQCKAPGEEIAHKTALSILSKLSNYSWDAKAVLTLAAFALDYGEFWLLAQIQSSDQLAKSVGTLKRVPILLKRPTLQKHKQALIELNNVIKATLEVIECIFELEKLSNHDIKDVPALSTGVEHIPVDVYWAIVTVVASTTQLCCLINDEEKRPELSPFSQKLNIIVTKLKRQITIIRQQIEESEAYWKLVKVFRTPTEIMEVFKGLIYTKDSVQPLIDGSTKKPVNIDVLKKKNVLLFISSLDITEEDISILRPIHDTIKKEDQYKIVWIPIVEQWTKELQKKFEILRFKMPWYVLQYYSPIAGIRFIKEKWHFKGKPTVVVLNHQGKVECENAMHMIRVWGIKAYPFTSTVEETLSASKEWIGSIGTGVHPSVDNWIKDQKYIFFYGGKDNEWIQQFTKRATALANDPVIKEARISVELLCVGKGTKGENNVGVLGRFWTGIESLFISKTQRKTETDAVSLEIQKLLSYKNESGWAVLSKGSTVVLSGHGTTILKVLEDLDKWKELVREKGFEVIFREYHNKVLHTAHICCRIDIPNTSGKIPENMKCPDCPRIMETYISFKCCHIDGTANGLH, encoded by the exons ATGGCCAGCTTGGTCCGGCTAGGTTCTTCACAGCAAACCAATAAGAGTGGCCTGAGCTTGTTTACCTTGTCCGACCATGAGATCTTGAACCAAATTTATACAACCCATGTCCATGATGATGAAAAGTTTGATGTTGAATCTCTTTTCATCATCGTCGAGAACATCCTTAAGCGTGCCACTGTCGTCGTTGACAATATAGTGCTG GGTACCCAAGCAACAGTTGAGCACTTGGAGGAGAAGATCCCAAAAGCAAGTTTTAGTCCACCAATATGTACACTCAAGAATATTTCCTGTGAG ATGCAATGCAAGGCACCTGGGGAAGAAATTGCTCACAAAACGGCACTCTCAATACTCAGCAAATTGTCAAACTATTCCTGGGATGCAAAGGCAGTGTTGACACTTGCAGCTTTTGCTTTGGACTATGGGGAATTCTGGCTGCTTGCCCAGATTCAGTCATCGGACCAACTTGCCAAATCAGTAGGAACATTGAAGAGAGTACCTATCCTCCTAAAGCGCCCAACCCTGCAGAAACATAAGCAAGCACTTATTGAGCTTAACAATGTGATCAAAGCCACACTGGAAGTGATTGAGTGCATCTTTGAGTTAGAGAAGCTATCAAACCATGACATAAAAGATGTACCAGCATTATCAACAGGCGTGGAACATATCCCAGTTGATGTTTATTGGGCTATTGTGACTGTTGTAGCTAGCACCACTCAGCTTTGTTGCCTCATTAACGATGA GGAAAAGCGACCAGAACTATCCCCATTTTCTCAGAAACTCAATATCATTGTCACCAAGCTTAAGAGGCAGATAACAATTATCAGACAACAAATAG AGGAGTCAGAGGCTTACTGGAAGTTGGTAAAGGTTTTTCGAACCCCTACGGAGATCATGGAGGTATTTAAGGGACTGATCTATACCAAGGACAGTGTGCAGCCTCTCATTGATGGTTCTACTAAAAAACCG GTTAACATTGAcgtgttgaagaagaagaatgtctTACTGTTCATTTCGAGTCTAGACATTACCGAAGAAGACATTTCAATTCTTAGACCAATTCATGATACTATTAAGAAGGAAGACCAGTATAAGATTGTGTGGATCCCAATTGTGGAGCAATGGACCAAGGAGTTGCAAAAGAAGTTTGAGATCTTGCGGTTTAAGATGCCATGGTATGTGTTGCAGTACTATTCACCAATAGCAGGCATTAGATTCATCAAGGAGAAGTGGCATTTCAAGGGCAAGCCCACCGTTGTGGTGTTGAACCATCAAGGGAAGGTGGAATGCGAGAATGCAATGCACATGATTAGGGTATGGGGAATTAAGGCCTACCCTTTCACTAGCACAGTAGAAGAAACTCTATCTGCTTCAAAGGAATGGATTGGATCCATTGGAACTGGAGTTCATCCAAGTGTTGACAACTGG ATTAAGGACCAAAAGTACATCTTTTTCTATGGAGGCAAAGACAACGAGTGGATCCAACAATTTACTAAAAGAGCAACTGCCCTTGCCAATGATCCAGTGATAAAGGAAGCAAGAATTTCCGTTGAGTTGCTCTGCGTCGGAAAGGGCACCAAAGGAGAAAACAATGTGGGAGTCCTTGGGCGATTTTGGACTGGTATTGAGAGCTTGTTCATTTCCAAGACTCAAAGGAAGACCGAGACAGACGCTGTGTCATTAGAAATCCAGAAATTGCTTTCTTACAAGAATGAGAGTGGGTGGGCTGTGCTCAGCAAAGGTTCAACCGTTGTACTCAGTGGGCATGGGACAACAATTTTGAAGGTCTTGGAGGACTTGGACAAATGGAAGGAGCTTGTGCGTGAAAAGGGCTTCGAAGTCATATTCAGAGAGTACCATAACAAGGTTCTTCACACTGCTCACATTTGTTGCCGAATTGACATTCCAAACACCAGTGGGAAAATACCAGAGAACATGAAATGCCCCGACTGTCCACGCATCATGGAAACATATATCAGCTTCAAGTGTTGCCACATTGATGGTACTGCCAATGGGTTGCATTAA